A portion of the Bdellovibrionales bacterium genome contains these proteins:
- a CDS encoding methylated-DNA--[protein]-cysteine S-methyltransferase, producing the protein MNFLNFVVKAHGKDFFYSSVNSPVGELCLLVSDLGLHGVFWQKDWDKEKIKSINQPLKYSEDHPMMALTRKQLCEYFAGKRFEFSLPLVMVGTAFQKSAWEQLLSIPYGETISYSEQATRLGDSKKARAVGMANSKNPISIVVPCHRVIAKSGELAGFGGGIENKRILLDLERKSKRPEESV; encoded by the coding sequence ATGAATTTTTTGAATTTTGTTGTGAAAGCACATGGGAAAGATTTTTTTTACAGCAGTGTGAACAGTCCGGTGGGAGAGCTTTGCCTTTTAGTTTCTGATCTCGGCTTGCATGGGGTTTTTTGGCAAAAGGACTGGGACAAGGAAAAAATCAAATCGATCAATCAACCGCTTAAATATTCCGAAGATCACCCGATGATGGCGCTGACTCGAAAGCAACTTTGTGAGTATTTTGCGGGCAAACGATTTGAATTCTCCCTCCCGCTTGTCATGGTGGGAACAGCATTTCAGAAAAGTGCGTGGGAGCAGCTTCTGAGCATTCCCTATGGCGAGACAATTTCCTATTCGGAACAGGCAACACGCCTCGGTGATTCTAAAAAGGCCCGCGCTGTTGGGATGGCCAATTCCAAAAACCCCATCTCGATTGTTGTCCCTTGTCATCGGGTTATCGCCAAGAGCGGAGAATTGGCTGGATTTGGGGGAGGTATTGAAAATAAACGAATACTTCTAGATCTGGAAAGAAAGTCCAAGCGACCTGAAGAGTCTGTTTAG